A genomic stretch from Solenopsis invicta isolate M01_SB chromosome 15, UNIL_Sinv_3.0, whole genome shotgun sequence includes:
- the LOC105197141 gene encoding cAMP-specific 3',5'-cyclic phosphodiesterase isoform X15, whose protein sequence is MTSGEVETGKMDESARYFNYLRTLADLTALASIVAVQFKRMLNKELSHFSESSKSGNQISEYICSTFLDKQQELDLPSLRIEDAVAAAGSVDARAAKKKDRVQRGPAAMSHISGVKRPLTHTNSFTGERVPLHGVETPHEEELGKLLSDIDKWGIDIFRIGELSNNRPLTCVAYTAFQSRDLLKSLAIPPKTFVTFMMTLEDHYVKDNPFHNSLHAADVTQSTHTLLNTPALESVFTPLEITAALFAASIHDVDHPGLTNQFLINSSSELALMYNDESVLENHHLAVAFKLLQNEGCDIFVNMTKKQRQTLRKMVIDMVLSTDMSKHMSLLADLKTMVETKKVAGSGVLLLDNYTDRIQVLENLVHCADLSNPTKPLTLYRRWVSLLMEEFFLQGDREREQNMDISPMCDRHSATIEKSQVGFIDYIVHPLWETWADLVHPDAQEILDTLEENRDWYQSMIPPSPPSDEQQPTNENQQQQDRIHFQVTLEEGDESSEAVEGGDTGGGGEFSSEDPGGETEENATEAGM, encoded by the exons TTCAAGAGAATGCTGAACAAGGAGCTATCGCATTTCTCGGAGTCGTCCAAGTCTGGGAATCAGATCTCGGAATACATCTGCAGCACCTTCCTCG ACAAGCAGCAGGAGCTGGATTTGCCGTCTTTGCGAATCGAAGATGCGGTCGCCGCGGCGGGAAGCGTGGATGCACGAGCGGCGAAGAAGAAGGACCGCGTGCAAAGGGGCCCCGCCGCTATGTCGCACATCAGCGGCGTGAAACGGCCGTTGACACACACCAACAGCTTCACCGGGGAACGTGTGCCGTTGCACGGGGTGGAAACGCCGCACGAGGAGGAGCTCGGCAAG ttGCTCTCGGACATCGACAAGTGGGGCATCGACATCTTCAGGATAGGCGAGCTCAGCAACAATCGGCCCCTCACCTGCGTCGCGTACACGGCCTTCCAGAGTCGGGATCTGCTCAAATCGCTGGCGATACCTCCCAAGACCTTTGTTACCTTTATGATGACCCTAGAGGATCATTACGTGAAGGATAATCCCTTCCACAATAGCCTCCATGCAGCCGATGTGACCCAATCTACTCACACTCTGCTCAACACGCCCGCACTCGAG TCCGTGTTCACGCCGTTGGAGATCACCGCTGCATTATTCGCGGCTTCCATCCATGATGTAGACCATCCCGGACTCACGAATCAGTTCCTCATTAACTCAA GCTCCGAGCTCGCGCTGATGTACAACGACGAGTCGGTGCTGGAGAATCATCATTTGGCGGTCGCGTTCAAGCTTTTGCAGAACGAGGGCTGCGACATATTCGTAAATATGACGAAGAAGCAACGGCAGACGCTGCGAAAGATGGTCATCGACATGGTCCTCTCGACAGACATGTCGAAGCACATGTCGCTGCTGGCCGATCTGAAGACCATGGTGGAGACAAAGAAGGTCGCCGGTTCCGGCGTGCTACTGCTCGACAACTACACCGATCGTATCCAGGTGCTGGAAAACCTGGTACATTGCGCCGACCTGTCTAATCCGACGAAACCGTTGACTCTTTATCGACGATGGGTGAGTTTACTGATGGAGGAGTTCTTCCTGCAAGGTGATCGCGAGCGGGAGCAAAACATGGACATCAGCCCGATGTGCGATCGGCACAGCGCGACCATCGAGAAGTCGCAAGTCGGCTTCATCGATTACATCGTGCATCCACTCTGGGAGACCTGGGCGGACCTGGTGCATCCGGATGCGCAGGAGATCCTGGACACTCTCGAGGAGAATCGCGACTGGTATCAGTCCATGATACCACCATCGCCACCGTCCGACGAGCAACAGCCGACGAACGAGAATCAGCAGCAACAAGATAGGATACACTTTCAAGTGACGTTGGAGGAGGGTGATGAGAGCAGCGAGGCTGTAGAGGGCGGCGATACAGGCGGTGGCGGGGAGTTCTCCAGCGAGGACCCGGGCGGTGAGACAGAGGAAAACGCCACGGAGGCTGGGATGTGA